The Pungitius pungitius chromosome 14, fPunPun2.1, whole genome shotgun sequence genome contains the following window.
TGGCGGAGAGGGACATCCAGTACGTGCCCAACATGCTGATCGCCGTGGGCCTCATCGCCTGCGCCATAAACTTCTTGGGCGGGAAGATCTGCTACGACTGCGTGGACACCACCAAGTTCCTGCGCTGGAAGCTGATCATGCTGCCCTACATCATATGCACCTTCTTCTTCACCTTCTGCGTGCTGGTCGGGGCCCTGATGTGCTACAGCATGCGCGGGGAGCTGGAGGAGTCTCTGGACCTGGGGCTGACGGAGGCCATGCGCTTCTACAAGGACACGGACACGCCGGGGCGATGCTTCCTGAAGCGAACGGTGGACATGCTGCAGATCGAGTTCCACTGCTGCGGGAACAGTGGCTACAGAGACTGGTTTCACATACAGTGGATCAGCAACCGGTACCTGGATATGTCCCAAAAAGAGGTGGTGGAGTAAGTGCAAAGTACAGAACGAGGACACTGGTTTGAGAGGATGTTCATACTTTagatgaagttaaaaaaaaagggacagttTAAACAAAAACCCTCCTCTTGTTATCTTTAAATATGTGTTGCTGCAACTTGTTTCATCCTTGGTTTACAAAAAGAGGCAAaacattatataaaatatacacaTTGTAATATCATTTGAAACATAAACTATTACTTTAACATAAAAAGGTGCCCCtataaaatctaaatgaataaTTCCCAAATGTACGCCTAACAGATCAAAACTACAACtgtatttgaagaaaaaaagaacagtacAAAACATTGATTTGATGCCCAGTAAAGTGAAAGAGGGGCCAACATTGGAGTGAAAAACATCCCCAATAATATAGAGAGAGATCTGTGTATTTGGCTTCACATTAAGTCTtaaagaaaaagttgtacacACTTAAGGCCTAATCTGTGACACCAAAGAGCCCCACAAAGACACGCTTAagttggatcttttttttttccctgcctCCCAGCCGACTAAGAAGCAACGTGGAGGGCAAGTACCTGATGGACGGAGTCCCCTTCAGCTGCTGCAACAGCAACTCGCCCCGGCCCTGCATCCAGCGGCGGATCACCAACAACTCGGCGCACTTCAACTACGAGCACCAGAGGGAGGAGCTGAACCTGTGGATGAAAGGGTGCCGCCAGGCGCTGCTGGAGTACTACACGGACATCATGCAGTCCATCGGCCTCACCGTGCTCATCACCTGGCTGTTtgaggtgaggagagagagagagagacgagtcGATGACCATCAccgcggcctcctcctcctcctcctgggggTCGGAGGGCAACCTCCGCTTGTTGTAGGATAAGCATAGCTTATCGTAGGGCTTTTTATGACATAGTTGTATGGCATTACTTTGTTTACAACATACTATTTAATTTTTCCTTTTAACACCAtattttcagtgttttcatgcTTTATTTTGACGTATTTTATGCTAAGACATTCTTTTATCAAACATtgtgacatttacatttgatgAAATACTATATTGGGAAACTCCAATTGTCCTGCACTCTATTACATATCATAGTGAAGTATATATAAGTACAAATAAGTTTCTCTATCTCTATGTGCTTTCCCGATGTCGTCCACCAAATGTCTCGGCGCTGTCTCGTCTCAGCTGTCCGTGCTGACCGGGGTCCGTTACCTGCAGACGTCTCTGGAAAACGTGGTCAGGCAGGGGGACCCGAACTCGGAGTCGGACGGCTGGCTGCTGGAAAACAGCTTCATGGAAACCGCCCGCACCAACCTGAACATCATCAAGTGCCTCGGCAAGGGCAACCAGATAGACGCAGGCAACAACGGGGACCCCAACATCAACGTCCCCTCCGCCTCTAAAGCGCACTACGGGCCGGACAACGTGCCGCCGAAGGAGACGCCTGAAGCCAGTTGAGCGCTCAGGCCTCAACGAGGGCCTTCTCCctgatacttaaaaaaaacagttcttcATTACTTggttttttattattcatagaAGTCAATAGTTTGCTATACaaaaggtgtctgtgtgtggaaaCTAAGGTATATTGTGGATAATATTACACAATATTGGCACATTTAGCAAATAATGCCTTGTTGACTTAACATATGGTCTTTTTTTCGATGATGCAAGAATCCAAGCAACCACAACACGTATTACTTTTTGAACATTTGTACTGTAATTTGCTGTGTACAAACTGTAGggatatatatatgttataggGATGATCATGTGGGCCGGAGGAAGCAACAGAAATGTTGCATGGCAGCTGTTAAGGTAGATTACAGGTTATATTTTCAGGGGGAAATGCAAAAACTCTGAAGATGAATCAAAAAGTGTGCGTTAATCGAGTTTTAATTCTCACTTTGAGTTAGAATCTAGTACTAAACCTCCCGAAATAAGATAATTCTGCCAATCTGTACCTCACCCGGGGTTCTCAGGCGACGGATGACAAATATTGATGATGGAAAATAGATCACCAAATAATTCTATGGGTGATCAAGACTTTTATTCCATtataatgaaacaaaatgaatccCATAAGACATTGCAGACAATACTGTACTCAGGGCATGGATTCACGGCGCAGGAGCAGTTTATCTGTATATAGGCTAATGACTTTATTTCTATAGCCTGGAAGTTATGCAATACTGtcaaacaacacaaaaggaGAACTTTTCAAATTCACACATTTTCCTGAAAAGGGGGTAATAACCAAAAAAAGATATCAAATGCTACCTTAGATTATTTTCAATATAAAGTAAATTTTGCTTTTAAATAGAATGTTGCAATTTCTTGGATTACCACTAGATGTTGAAAGATGGCTGTCAATCAAAGGTCCCCTCTATAAATTGTATTAACTATCAATATACAGTGGATATCTGATCTTCAGAATTACTTTGGCCGGGTTTTTGAGTCATAGCATTATATCATTAAGCCATATGGTATGGTAGCAATGTATTACATAATTCACAAAAGGATTCTTAAGGTAATTCAGGACATATAACCATGAATCTCAAAAAGGGGCTGCACATTATAGTCAAAATGCTTGcttatctgaatgtttttataTTAGGATTTTATGGAAGCAGGTTACTGTATACTTCTCTCAGACTACAGAGTTGGTTTTTaatacagctttgaaaataatgtatcttttataaatgttttattcattacatACGCATATATATGTGATTAAAGGTGACCATATGTGGCTCCATTACTTGAACCATTTACATAGTTAATGGGCAAAGGCCAAAATGTGAAAGATCTCAAGACTATGCCTGATTTCTAAATGAATATACCCTCCGAAACAGAATAATAACTTATGACAAATGATAAATGTATAGGACCAACAAGAGAATGCAGAAAATTCACAGCATTACAGAAAGAAATTAAATAACTGTTAACTAAAACATGTTGGTGTGTATCTGATGTGTGTCTTTATTTGCAAATACCATTTCTCTAGCAGAAACTCCTTACAGCAGacaatcaaattaaaacaaggCGACTTGGGTTTACTCGTTACTCTGCTAGCCTTCCTCCCCCGAGTGTCCCACCTCTCCTAACCCTGGCAGGGGTGTCCTCAGAGAGGGACTGGCTGCTTGGGGCTCCTTTGATTGCAGGagggttgtttttgtgtgtgtgtgtgtgtgtgtgtgtgtgtgtctgcctgcctAAGGAGCACTGGAGCAGATTGTGCTCTATGGCTGTGCTCTTTTCTTCCCGGCCAACACAGCTGCAGCAATCATCACAACATCTGCCACTCAAACGCAAACATCACGTTGACCACCTCGAGACTGCGGGCGATTTCTTCCAGGATGCAATGCTGCTGCCACAGCTGGTTCAGCTTCTTGTAGCGCTCTGGGCAAAGGTGCAAGGGATTGCCTCGTCTAAAGATTAAGAAAAAAGGAAGGccggatttatttttttcatttgaaacacacaaaaatgtgcCTACAGAAGCAGTAATGATTTCAAATACTATGtagtttgttttttagtttttacataTTGTAAAGAAGGACAGGGTAACTACAATTCAACCTCAGGTCAAGTAATAAGTGGTATAATCCTGGATTTGTCAAGTTGCTTCCTGTACGAGGCAATATTTACATTTGCAAGTTTTGTTTGAACCTGGAAGAGAAGCTTTGATTCTTACCCAAGGTGAGGATCAGTCTCCCCATAATCATCCAGGTAAGGAGCAGGATATGTGCTTCCTCGAGTCTTACTCGCCATCAGTACAATTTCACACTCTCTTATCCTGTCAACATGAAACCAAATTTCCTTTAAGCATCACATTTCAGGGAAGACGCAAGATGCTTCAAGGCGTAGAGTTCACCCACCTGAGGAACATTCCCACTCCGGCCCCACAGGTGGCAGCGTGGGCAGTGCAAGCCCCCACATCTTCTCCATCCAACTGGCTGAGACAGCAGGAGCTCTGGGAGCACAAGATGGCGCCACAAAACAGGCACAAGGTCGGATGCTTCCGGTCGTCATCTGTAGATCTGGGACACCTGAGGACAGGTAGAGTTGACTAATGGCGAGACGCCCTCTAGTGAGATTTTCCGCTGTAGGCCCTTTCATTAAATGTCCACTTACTGAAAATGGCTGGCTTGATTGAGGAGAGCACTGTAATCCTCAGGAAGATCAACCAAACGATTCCTTCTCCTCGGGTATCTGTGCAAAGAGTAGATTGGTGTATAACTGGGAGCTGGTTTATTACAAAAGTAGGACTGGAGCAATACAAAAGGCTAGAGCCTACCTGACGGTCTGATTTTTGCCTTTCAGGGCTTTGGTAACAGCTAGACTCCCACACCagctaaaagaagaaaaagcattaacaaaaaaaacctcccaaCTCTTCAGTAAATAAAAAGATCCTTTGACCATGCCTCAATGCTTCACACGTACCTTCTAAGCAGTGGAGTAACAGTGTCTCTGTGCACCTGGAAGAGCTGGAACAGATTGGAGGGTAGTGCCAAGTAGCTGCATAGTGCCTCCAACTGTCCTTGTGAGGTGACTTCAAGAAATCAAAAAATGTTTAGCTTTAATTCTTTAAATTGTCATCAGTGGTATGTTGTATTGGTACCACAGGTCACCTACCAGCAGTACTACAAAGCTCCTCTGGGGGATGTACTCCTGTAAGGCAATTAAAAAAGAGAGCAGCACAGCGCAGGAAAGGTTCAATTCCCCTCTTCACTCTTTCTGCCACAGAGATGCCGGACACATCTGGAATCAGCCTGATGAGCGAACCACAGAACAATCCGTCAAACAAGCTGAAAAGCAGTTCACATCAGAACAGATTGAAATAACAGTCGCTCGGCTTCCAGCAGTCAGTGAAAACCTCCGTAGACCGTGTTGGTGGTAACAGCAGATGGAGGCCTTTGAAGGTAAAAGTTGACATCTTCTCTGAATAAAAGATGTCGCTTCAACCCCAGAAGAACGGCCTTGGCAACAGTAGCAGAACGGAGACTCAAAGTAGAAAGAGGTTCCCCTCGGTGTCTGTGCATACATTGCTGATGGAATAATTGTTTCGCATTTGAATTTTCTTGAAATTTCTACAATCAAGGTATCAGACCACCTTTCTTTTCCATACAATGAATATTTCAGCGCATGAAGTTTTGAGCTAAATAGAATTGCATTTCGCAAAACGtcaaacaaaaaagtattttgctCCGTAAATAGTAGATGAGAAACACGTGTACCTTTCAGTGTGTTGCGACACTGTAGTGtagagctctgctgctgctttcgactcctccgtctcctctccagctactgcgggaAAATCTAGGTAAAATGACACCATGAGTTAATCACCATCCTAGATAGTGTAGTGGTAGTTCAGTAAATTAACCACAATGTGTGGTGGTGTGGTTTGTACCTGCAGATGAAACCAGGACCTGCAGcatgtgagccatggtcaccagatgaaggaggtgcaggtggttGTATGCAGAACTGACAGCGGACGGCTGCAAGTCCACAGCCTCCTCCTGATATAGTGCAGGTATAGACAACACCAACCCCACCTGACAAACAACACAGTAAAATAATTTCCattaaccaaaagaaaaaaaaacagcttaaaATTGGCAAACAAATATATCAGAATCGTATGAAAATATGAAACCATCAGCAAGTTTATAAGAGCAGCAATTATCATTACAATTAATCCTCAATAATTATATGtaacaaatgtaatttaactGAACTTGTCGAGAGATGATTAAACGAAGTGTTGGAGTCCATCATTCACAACAGAGCTGTTCCCTTTACAGCGAACCTACCAGAAGATGAAAGAAGTCCACCTCCAGAAGAGAAGGGGTGTTCTTTCTGCCCATCGCCGGAAGCAACACTGGCAAAAGAAGTTAGTTATCACCACAAGGCCAATAAATGGAAAGTAAGCTGTACCATTATatgcattaaataaatgtaGGTATTCTTGAATGACAACATACCCCCCAACATGTCGTTAAAGTGCCTCTGAATGACAGCCTGGGAACTCTTAATTCTCTGAGCTGCTGAAAACTGAACAATTGCCTTTAGACCGGCGAGCTAAAACAGAAACATTTGAAACACCGAAGTTAGACCATcatacattatattacatgcaTGATGTGACAAATGTCAACTTTTTGTGTTTGTCCAACCTGTCTGTTTTGTAAGGAGCCAAAGAGGGACTTGCTTTCTTCCTGCAATATGTTTTCTGTGAAgacacaacacatttttgagAAATGCCAGAACATGAAAAGGCGGCCAATCGACACAAGTAACCTCAGAATTTTGGCTGTACCGATGGCCTGAATGGTGAAGGCACACGTGTTCCAAGCCATGATGGGCACACGTGGACACAGCTCATTGGGTGCCGTCTGCAGTCCCACCCTGTGGACCGTGGTGGCGCAAACAACCAGCATCTCCACTATGCTGTCGGAGAACTTCCTCCTAAAAACAAACAGCCGCAGAAAATTCAGAACGCTGCATTATGGGAGATCTAAGAGACTTGGAGGAGCAGCGGAGGAGTTCCACTCACGGTTCTTGTACTCCGTAGCTCAGAATGGATCTAAAGTCAGCCTGGCCCTCTCCGCACAGCCGCGTGTCCTCATCAACACTGCTGCCCTCGCTGTTGCAATCTGCCCAACAGAGAGAAAATATCCCACATGTCAACATCTAGGCATATTTGGCCTACAACGCTACTTGTAGGTGACTTTTAAGCACTGATGTCAAATCGATCAGCCTTTATATAGTAGTCTCTGCGTGCACCCAGTTTACGTTATAGAAGATAATATAATGCAAGAGCGGCTTTATCCTAAAAGTCTGTCGTCAAAAGTAAAGCAGATAACAGCTTTTACAATGAGGCACCTGCAGTGTTGAGTTTACAGTAAAAAGGCATACATGACCGTTATATAAATATAGACATAAAAACCTCTATGGTGAGCGTGTCGTCTTACCATTTTCTTGAGTGACTGACTTGAGTCCTCTAATCCTGGCTGTGAGGATCTGGATCCAGCGGGGCAGAGTCAAATGCTCTCCAATTATCTCTGCGTTTTCACTGAACACAGGAAACCATATTCAGAATAACTTCTGATATGTTTGTACAAACAATGATGCATTGCATATTGGCCTGAGGACGGTGAGCTGGACTTACTAGTTGAACATTAACCTTTCAAACGGGATAAGAGGGACGACGGTGTTGCACAGAGACTTGCACAGGGGACACAGATACTCTCCATTCTCCAGGTCGATGATCAGCTCAACATGGAGCCGGTTCCTGGTCATGTTCTGAACGGCCTCAAAGTATCTGACAAATACATAGAACACCACCTTAATACTAAATTAATCCTCAACTGTACCTGCAGGGGGAGGACTGGCAGAATTAGCAAATGTATTCTTATAATAACTCACTTTTGCCAACATGTGGCATGCATGACATGTCCACAGCTGCCCGTGTGGGTACCAACTGCCAGTTCAGGAGGCATGAAGAGGGGATATGATGTCACTGTGCCTTTAAGGGATAAAGACAACACACGTGAGTCAGAGGACTCTGATTTTCCCACGTTAAATGATAACCGTTTACGACTCAATGGATTGATCGGTGAATGGAGACGGACCATCTGCTCTGTTGGTCGGTATCCTCCCTCTGCACTGCGTCAGCACCGTGGACCTCTGGACACACGCGGTCAGTACCATGGCGGGAGCCTGGGCCGCAACCTCCTGTTCTTCCTGGCAAAGAATGCAGGTGAGCATCTCCCTCTCGGCCGGAGAGGACCCTCGCTGGGGCCCGATGGCTACACACAGCTCACTGTGCTCCATAGCACAGCTGGACGAACAAACACAACCCAAACTAGAATTAGCTAAATGCCTTCGGTTTAAAGGCTTGAGCGCAGAGCCAGATGAACACACCCATTGATAGTATTTCTGAATGGTCACCTCGCCGTAGTAGCAACAGGCTCCCCCCCTTGTGTCCCACTCTCCGGCATGTTGTCGTAGATCATCTTGTTTGACTCGATGAAGTTCTTCTGCATTGCTGACATCTGGGCCATGATCTTCTGGCGGTGGAGTTTGGCAGCCTCTGCCTTCCTTTTGCGCTCAGCTTTCTCTTTGTCCTGAGCACTCTGGAATAATAACAAGACATTAAACTTCTCAATACAATGTAGCACAGAATGAACTATGAGGAATTTAAGACAACAATACGAAGCTCCAATTAATCTGGTAAACTCACTTTCCAAAACCCTCTTTGTAAAACCCACAGCTGCTCACAGTATTAAACTAAAAGTAGCTGAGTAAATTGTATAGGATTATAATTATTCATCATTGATTGCTCTTTTACCTCTTCTGGCTTGGTC
Protein-coding sequences here:
- the LOC119227885 gene encoding photoreceptor outer segment membrane glycoprotein 2-like, encoding MAVLRMKFTKNKRDKLAQVLWILNWISVLTGILLFSLGLFLKVEINKRGELMAERDIQYVPNMLIAVGLIACAINFLGGKICYDCVDTTKFLRWKLIMLPYIICTFFFTFCVLVGALMCYSMRGELEESLDLGLTEAMRFYKDTDTPGRCFLKRTVDMLQIEFHCCGNSGYRDWFHIQWISNRYLDMSQKEVVDRLRSNVEGKYLMDGVPFSCCNSNSPRPCIQRRITNNSAHFNYEHQREELNLWMKGCRQALLEYYTDIMQSIGLTVLITWLFELSVLTGVRYLQTSLENVVRQGDPNSESDGWLLENSFMETARTNLNIIKCLGKGNQIDAGNNGDPNINVPSASKAHYGPDNVPPKETPEAS